A stretch of the Capsicum annuum cultivar UCD-10X-F1 chromosome 8, UCD10Xv1.1, whole genome shotgun sequence genome encodes the following:
- the LOC107838752 gene encoding protein ACCUMULATION AND REPLICATION OF CHLOROPLASTS 3, chloroplastic isoform X2 translates to MDLLLPIPAKLSTFSRAGACTISPSISFKIFTRFRVNRRVNYSMKHVRLESNLNFNSRNSSSSNNNCEVNCEDDDNVEGVKNVWEDNDFVEVFGIGSRKDALLDFCLASPSLSTALRFWNILVKDSEKVLLQEKVSAEDVSSRIVEVPSAINSCSKAVILVASAAYGTDHVPALDIIRKLKSRNGLAIGIILKPFSFEGRRRYDEVTDLIDKLQKHATVCIVIDTDALLKKDLLTLDEALKTSYNAVLMAVNAISILMSEDHIKLLDATDCGTKELSGPELIKILESYKEAKTGFGAGYNVETSILRAVYDCPFLGLGVKGSNGVVICIIASSGVSSSDVRSILRTFRQTTGCNGDIVISIVQEPNMEPNLVVTTVVTCGYATQESSEKSSLLSRLAQHIPFIFNILKKPDPPLQIAKESEIDESPETSDMAEFVSVDNAPEDIPVYSGELQALFPTSGEETSFLRDYNNVSDERKIELSNSDVATEAPLVFRREMLTRWNLGPGKDTSEAVATEGTETLEAKNMVDNISTYKLPVGVKHKEQLQTTPGSSNSRNSARKSEESKGAKTRDISSLSQDAVDEEYNEIIADVYNINLSLAERNYASVPKRKGVLSTRAASMLEAERDSKKKWIPVVEMNYRGGIYRGRIEGGLPEGKGCLSLEDGSKYDGMWRYGKKSGLGTLYFNNGDTYRGSWRDDLMHGKGWFYFHTGDRWFVNFWKGKANGEGRFYSKLGDVFFGHFKDGWRHGHFLCINIDGTRSIEVWDEGLLQIRENLDSDTETG, encoded by the exons ATGGACCTTCTCCTTCCAATTCCGGCGAAACTCTCTACATTCTCACGCGCCGGAGCGTGCACTATTTCTCCATCAATTTCCTTTAAAATTTTCACGCGCTTCCGTGTGAATCGGCGCGTGAATTACAGTATGAAGCATGTGCGATTGGAATCGAACTTGAATTTCAACAGCAGAAACAGTAGTAGCAGTAATAATAATTGTGAAGTGAATTGCGAAGACGATGATAATGTGGAAGGTGTGAAGAATGTGTGGGAAGATAATGACTTTGTTGAAGTATTCGGAATTGGAAGTAGAAAAGATGCGTTGCTTGATTTTTGCTTGGCTTCGCCTTCACTTTCTACCGCTTTGCGATTTTG GAATATCCTCGTGAAAGACTCAGAGAAGGTGCTATTACAAGAGAAAGTGTCTGCAGAAG ATGTTTCTTCAAGAATTGTGGAAGTTCCATCAGCAATAAATTCATGTTCCAAAGCAGTTATACTT GTGGCTAGTGCAGCTTATGGCACCGATCATGTCCCAGCTCTTGATATTATAAGGAAATTAAAGTCCAGAAATGGACTAGCCATCGGCATCATCCTGAAACCTTTCAGCTTTGAAGGACGAAGGCGCTATGATGAG GTCACGGATTTGATTGACAAACTTCAAAAGCATGCAACTGTTTGTATAG TTATTGACACTGATGCTCTCCTAAAAAAAGATCTTTTAACTCTAGATGAAGCTTTGAAGACTTCATATAATGCTGTTCTGATGGCTGTTAATGCCATTTCAATTCTTATGTCT GAGGACCACATAAAGCTTCTAGATGCGACTGATTGTGGTACTAAAGAACTGAGTGGTCCAGAGCTAATAAAA attCTTGAAAGCTACAAAGAGGCAAAGACTGGATTTGGAGCTGGATACAATGTCGAAACTTCAATTCTGCGAGCTGTATATGACTGCCCATTCCTTGGTTTGGGAGTAAAG GGGTCAAATGGTGTTGTTATATGCATTATTGCAAGTTCAGGTGTAAGTTCCAGTGATGTGCGTAGCATCTTGCGCACGTTTCGCCAAACTACTGGATGTAATGGAGACATTGTGATATCCATTGTCCAGGAACCCAATATGGAGCCAAATTTAGTAGTTACTACTGTAGTTACATGTGG GTACGCTACACAGGAATCATCTGAAAAAAGTAGCTTATTGTCTAGACTAGCGCAACATATTCCTTTCATATTTAATATCCTTAAGAAGCCAGATCCACCACTTCAAATTGCCAAAGAAAGTGAAATTGATGAGAGTCCAGAAACTTCTGATATGGCAGAATTTGTTTCTGTGGATAATGCACCTGAGGACATACCTGTCTATTCTGGGGAACTGCAGGCATTATTTCCTACCAGTGGTGAAGAAACATCCTTTTTGAG AGATTATAATAATGTCTCTGATGAAAGGAAGATTGAACTGTCAAATTCTGACGTTGCTACTGAAG CACCTCTTGTTTTCAGAAGAGAGATGCTCACAAGATGGAATCTGGGGCCAGGAAAAGACACTTCAGAAGCCGTAGCTACAGAAGGGACTGAGACCTTGGAAGCCAAAAATATGGTTGACAATATCAGCACCTACAAACTTCCAGTTGGTGTAAAGCATAAAGAACAGTTGCAAACTACTCCGGGTtcctcaaactcaagaaattcagCGAGGAAATCTGAAGAAAGTAAAGGTGCAAAGACTAGAGATATATCAAGTCTATCTCAGGATGCAGTGGATGAAGAATACAACGAAATTATTGCAGATGTTTACAACATTAACCTTTCCTTAGCTGAAAGAAACTATGCCAGTGTACCAAAAAGGAAAGGAGTTCTCTCTACTCGGGCAGCCTCTATGCTG GAAGCTGAACGGGATTCAAAAAAGAAGTGGATTCCTGTAGTTGAGATGAATTACAGGGGAGGTATATACAGAGGTCGCATTGAAGGAGGACTTCCAGAAGGAAAG GGCTGCCTGTCTCTTGAAGATGGAAGCAAATACGATGGTATGTGGCGCTACGGGAAGAAGTCAGGGTTGGGTACATTGTACTTCAATAATGGTGATACTTATCGGGGTTCATGGAGAGATGATCTTATGCATGGAAAG GGATGGTTTTACTTCCATACTGGGGATCGATGGTTTGTGAACTTTTGGAAGGGAAAGGCTAATGGAGAAGGCCGTTTCTATTCAAAACTTGGTGATGTTTTCTTTGGCCACTTTAAAGATGGATGGCGCCATGGTCATTTTCTTTGTATCAACATTGATGGGACGAG
- the LOC107838752 gene encoding protein ACCUMULATION AND REPLICATION OF CHLOROPLASTS 3, chloroplastic isoform X6 translates to MNKNTDQGFVLFLNKVASAAYGTDHVPALDIIRKLKSRNGLAIGIILKPFSFEGRRRYDEVTDLIDKLQKHATVCIVIDTDALLKKDLLTLDEALKTSYNAVLMAVNAISILMSEDHIKLLDATDCGTKELSGPELIKILESYKEAKTGFGAGYNVETSILRAVYDCPFLGLGVKGSNGVVICIIASSGVSSSDVRSILRTFRQTTGCNGDIVISIVQEPNMEPNLVVTTVVTCGYATQESSEKSSLLSRLAQHIPFIFNILKKPDPPLQIAKESEIDESPETSDMAEFVSVDNAPEDIPVYSGELQALFPTSGEETSFLRDYNNVSDERKIELSNSDVATEDFAAPLVFRREMLTRWNLGPGKDTSEAVATEGTETLEAKNMVDNISTYKLPVGVKHKEQLQTTPGSSNSRNSARKSEESKGAKTRDISSLSQDAVDEEYNEIIADVYNINLSLAERNYASVPKRKGVLSTRAASMLEAERDSKKKWIPVVEMNYRGGIYRGRIEGGLPEGKGCLSLEDGSKYDGMWRYGKKSGLGTLYFNNGDTYRGSWRDDLMHGKGWFYFHTGDRWFVNFWKGKANGEGRFYSKLGDVFFGHFKDGWRHGHFLCINIDGTRSIEVWDEGLLQIRENLDSDTETG, encoded by the exons ATGAATAAGAACACGGACCAaggatttgttctgttcttgaaCAAA GTGGCTAGTGCAGCTTATGGCACCGATCATGTCCCAGCTCTTGATATTATAAGGAAATTAAAGTCCAGAAATGGACTAGCCATCGGCATCATCCTGAAACCTTTCAGCTTTGAAGGACGAAGGCGCTATGATGAG GTCACGGATTTGATTGACAAACTTCAAAAGCATGCAACTGTTTGTATAG TTATTGACACTGATGCTCTCCTAAAAAAAGATCTTTTAACTCTAGATGAAGCTTTGAAGACTTCATATAATGCTGTTCTGATGGCTGTTAATGCCATTTCAATTCTTATGTCT GAGGACCACATAAAGCTTCTAGATGCGACTGATTGTGGTACTAAAGAACTGAGTGGTCCAGAGCTAATAAAA attCTTGAAAGCTACAAAGAGGCAAAGACTGGATTTGGAGCTGGATACAATGTCGAAACTTCAATTCTGCGAGCTGTATATGACTGCCCATTCCTTGGTTTGGGAGTAAAG GGGTCAAATGGTGTTGTTATATGCATTATTGCAAGTTCAGGTGTAAGTTCCAGTGATGTGCGTAGCATCTTGCGCACGTTTCGCCAAACTACTGGATGTAATGGAGACATTGTGATATCCATTGTCCAGGAACCCAATATGGAGCCAAATTTAGTAGTTACTACTGTAGTTACATGTGG GTACGCTACACAGGAATCATCTGAAAAAAGTAGCTTATTGTCTAGACTAGCGCAACATATTCCTTTCATATTTAATATCCTTAAGAAGCCAGATCCACCACTTCAAATTGCCAAAGAAAGTGAAATTGATGAGAGTCCAGAAACTTCTGATATGGCAGAATTTGTTTCTGTGGATAATGCACCTGAGGACATACCTGTCTATTCTGGGGAACTGCAGGCATTATTTCCTACCAGTGGTGAAGAAACATCCTTTTTGAG AGATTATAATAATGTCTCTGATGAAAGGAAGATTGAACTGTCAAATTCTGACGTTGCTACTGAAG ATTTTGCAGCACCTCTTGTTTTCAGAAGAGAGATGCTCACAAGATGGAATCTGGGGCCAGGAAAAGACACTTCAGAAGCCGTAGCTACAGAAGGGACTGAGACCTTGGAAGCCAAAAATATGGTTGACAATATCAGCACCTACAAACTTCCAGTTGGTGTAAAGCATAAAGAACAGTTGCAAACTACTCCGGGTtcctcaaactcaagaaattcagCGAGGAAATCTGAAGAAAGTAAAGGTGCAAAGACTAGAGATATATCAAGTCTATCTCAGGATGCAGTGGATGAAGAATACAACGAAATTATTGCAGATGTTTACAACATTAACCTTTCCTTAGCTGAAAGAAACTATGCCAGTGTACCAAAAAGGAAAGGAGTTCTCTCTACTCGGGCAGCCTCTATGCTG GAAGCTGAACGGGATTCAAAAAAGAAGTGGATTCCTGTAGTTGAGATGAATTACAGGGGAGGTATATACAGAGGTCGCATTGAAGGAGGACTTCCAGAAGGAAAG GGCTGCCTGTCTCTTGAAGATGGAAGCAAATACGATGGTATGTGGCGCTACGGGAAGAAGTCAGGGTTGGGTACATTGTACTTCAATAATGGTGATACTTATCGGGGTTCATGGAGAGATGATCTTATGCATGGAAAG GGATGGTTTTACTTCCATACTGGGGATCGATGGTTTGTGAACTTTTGGAAGGGAAAGGCTAATGGAGAAGGCCGTTTCTATTCAAAACTTGGTGATGTTTTCTTTGGCCACTTTAAAGATGGATGGCGCCATGGTCATTTTCTTTGTATCAACATTGATGGGACGAG